The window TAGGTCGAACCCCAGCCGAGGACCAGCAGGCGGGCGCCGCCCGAGGGGTCGTCGACCTCGATGTCCGGGACGTCGATGCCGTCGATCTTGGCCTGGCGGGTGCGGACCATGAACTCGTGGTTGGCCGGGTCGTAGGAGATGTTGCCCGTGCCGTCCTGCTTCTCGATGCCGCCGATGCGGTGCTCCAGGCCGGCGGTGCCGGGCACGGCCCACGGGCGCGCCAGCGTCTCGGGGTCGCGCTTGTACGGCCAGAAGACCTCGGTGCCGTCGTCCTGGGTGTGGTTCGGGCCGGTCGCGAACGGGGTGCGCAGGTCGGGCAGGGTGTCGGTGTCCGGGACGCGCCACGGCTCGGAGCCGTTGGCCAGGTAGCCGTCGGAGAGCAGGAAGACCGGCGTGCGGTACTCCAGCGCGATCCGGGCCGCCTCGATCGCCGCGTCGAAGCAGTCGGCCGGGGTCTGCGGGGCGATGACCGGGACCGGCGCCTCGCCGTTGCGCCCGTACATCGCCTGGAGCAGGTCGGCCTGCTCGGTCTTGGTGGGCAGGCCCGTGGAGGGGCCGCCGCGCTGGATGTCGACGATGAGCAGCGGCAGCTCCAGGGAGACCGCCAGGCCGATCGTCTCCGACTTCAGCGCCACACCGGGGCCGGAGGTCGTCGTCACCGCGAGCGACCCGCCGAAGGCGGCGCCCAGCGCGGCGCCGATCCCCGCGATCTCGTCCTCGGCCTGGAAGGTCCGCACGCCGAAGTTCTTGTGCTTCGACAGTTCGTGCAGGATGTCCGAGGCCGGCGTGATCGGGTACGAGCCGAGGTAAAGCGGCAACTGGGCCTGTCGGCCGGCGGCGACGAGGCCGTAGGAGAGCGCCAGGTTCCCCGAGATGTTCCGGTAGGTGCCGGTGGGGAAGGCCGCCGCGGCGGGGGCGACCTCGTAGGAGACGGCGAAGTCCTCGGTGGTCTCGCCGAAGTTCCACCCCGCGCGGAACGCGGCGATGTTGGCCGCCATGATGTCCGGCTTCTTGGCGAACTTCGACTTCAGGAACTTCTCGGTGCCCTCGGTGGGGCGGTGGTACATCCACGACAGCAGCCCGAGCGCGAACATGTTCTTCGAGCGCCCGGCGTCCTTGCGGGAGAGGTCGAACTCCTTCAGCGCCTCGACCGTCAGCGTGGTCAGCGGCACCGGGTGGACGCTGTAGCCGTCCAGGGAGCCGTCCTCCAGCGGGGACTGGGCGTACCCCACCTTCTGCATCGCGCGCTTGGTGAACTCGTCGGTGTTGACGATGATCTCCGCGCCGCGCGGCACGTCGGCGATGTTGGCCTTCAGCGCCGCCGGGTTCATCGCGACCAGGACGTTCGGGGCGTCGCCCGGGGTGAGGATGTCGTGGTCGGCGAAGTGCAGCTGGAACGAGGAGACGCCCGGCAGGGTGCCTGCGGGGGCCCGGATCTCGGCCGGGAAGTTGGGCAGCGTGGAGAGGTCGTTGCCGAAGGAGGCCGTCTCGGAGGTGAAACGGTCACCGGTCAGCTGCATACCGTCGCCGGAGTCGCCCGCGAAGCGGATGATCACCCGGTCCAGCTTGCGGACCTCCTTGGCCTCGGTCTGCTGTCCGGCATCCGGTGACGGACCGGACGCGCCGTCCTGACCGGCGCCCGGCAGCGGCGGCCGCTGTTCGGCGACAACGGCGCCGTCGGCCTGCTCGGCTGTGCTACTGACCTGGCTGGTCACGGAACTGGTCCTCCCGTCGGGGCAGTGTGGTCTCCCCGCCACGGGGCAGGGACAGCGGGGGAAGCGCCGGCCCGTCGGCTCTCCCGGGGACCACCCTACGTCGGTAAGGGTGGCCTTCCTCGGGTTGCTCGCATGATGGACGGGCAGGTGAGACGGCTTCCCGAGGCACTTTGTATGGATATGTAAGCATCCGCGCTTCCGTTCGCGCCTCCGCGCTCCGGCGCGCGACTCGTTCTTTCGTCCCAGGCGGGATCAGCCCCGGCGCCCGGCTGGGTCAGCCCCGGAGACTAGGCCGTCCGACTGCCCGACTGCCCGACTGCCCGACTGCCCGGCCGCTCCGGACGGCCCCCGGCCCACCTCGCCGAGGCTGGGCCGTCCGCCACCGGGGAAGGCGCGGTGGAAGGCGCGGTGTGCCGGGCCTTCCCGGCGGCGGCCGGGCACACGGCCGTGGTCAGGAACCGGACAGCCGGCGGTCAGGAATTCAGGTACGTCAGCACCGCCAGGACTCGGCGGTGGTCGCCGTCGCTCGGGGAGAGGCCGAGCTTCTGGAAGATGTTGCTCACATGCTTCTCGACCGCGCCGTCGCTCACCACCAGCCGACGGGCGATCGCGGCGTTGGTCCGGCCCTCCGCCATCAGCTCCAGCACCTCCCGCTCCCTGGGGGTGAGGACCGCCAGCACGTCCTGCTTGCGGCTGCGGCCCAGCAGCTGGGCCACCACCTCCGGGTCGAGGGCCGTGCCGCCGCTCGCCACCCGCACCACCGCGTCCACGAACTCCCGGACCTCCGCCACGCGGTCCTTCAGCAGATAGCCGACCCCCCTGGTCTCACCTGCCAGCAGCTCCACCGCGTACTGCTCCTCCACGTACTGCGAGAGGACCAGGACCCCCACCCGGGGGTGGGTCTGCCGCAGCAGCACCGCCGCCCGCACCCCCTCATCCGTATGGGTGGGAGGCATCCGCACGTCGGCGACCACCACGTCCGGCAGGCTCCCCTCCGCCGCCAGCTCGTCGATGGTCTTCAGGAGGGCCTGCGCGTCCCCCACCCCCGCGACGACCTCGTGCCCCCGGTCGGTGAGCAGCCGCGTCAGCCCCTCCCGCAGCAGCACCGAATCCTCCGCGATGACCACCTTCACCTTGTCCTCCACCACACCCGCTCCCTGCACACCCACGGCCTACGCCCCCCGGGTCGTCCTGGTCCTGCCGGACCGCCGCGGCCTCGTGCCCCGGCGAGGGGTACAGCATCCCAGGGATCGCCGAAACGCGTCGGCGGGCGGCCGGAACAGTGGATGGCGGGGCGGTTGTGGACAACTTCCTCGCTCGTGCGGGTGAACGGACCGGGCCCAGGCGTCGCAGAGTCCCGGCGCCGGGACGGGTCCGCTCGGCGAGGCCACGGCAGGCGGCCTCCGGCATCGGGGCGGCCCCCGTCCTCGCGGCCGAGCCGGCGCGTCGGCCGGGCGTCTGGCCGGCCGGCCAGACGCCACCGCTCCGCAGGCCCGCGCGGGGCCCTCCCGGTTCAGGAGGGCCGCCAGGGGATCTCCGCGGTGGCGGTGGTGCCGGACCCGGCCGGGGAGTCGACCACCAGGACGCCGTCGACCGCGTCCATCCGCCGCGCCAGGGCGGTCAGCCCCGTACCGGCCTGCGGGGCGGCGCCGCCCAGGCCGTCGTCCGAGACCTGGAGCATCAGCCGGTGGCCGGAGCGCCAGACGTCGACCCGCGCCGAGCGTGCCTGGCTGTGCCGGCTGACGTTCTGGAGCAGTTCGGAGACGGCGAAGTACGCGATGCCCTCCACCGCCGGGGCGGGCCGCGCCGGCAGATCCACCTCGACCCGGACCGGCACCGGGCAGCGCGCGGCGAGCGCCGAGAGCGCCGGGTCCAGGCCCCGGTCGGTGAGGATCGCCGGGTGAATGCCCCGGGCGAGCCCCCGCAGCTCCTGGAGGACCGCCTTCACCTCGCCGTGCGCCGCCGCCACGAGGCGGGCCGCGCTCTGCGGGTCCTTCTCCAGCTCGGCCTTGGCCAGCCCCAGCTCGGCCTCCAGACCCTGGAGCCGGGCCTGCGCCCCGTCGCGGAGCTCACGCTCGATCCGCCGCAGGTCCGCCGCGGCGGTGTCGACCACGGCGCCCCGGTCCGACTCCAGCTCGACCACGCGGTTCTCCAGCCGCGACGGCCCGAGCAGCTCCGCCACCATCAACCGGTCGACCGAGGCCAGCCCCCGGATCAGCCACGGCACGAGCAGTGTCAGCGCGAGCCCCACCACACTGGCCAGGGCGATCTCCGGCGGGCTGTCGAGGTAGACCTGCCGGTCGCCGTCGCCGTAGAGCTGGATTCCCGGGATGTCGGCGTACCGGGGGAAGACCCACTGCCACAGCGGGTACGTCAGCATCGCCCAGCCGTACGCCCAGACGGGGAGGACGAGGCAGAAGGCGAACACCGCCCACGGGAAGTGCAGGAGGGTGTAGAGCAACTGGCGCCAGGACTCCCCGCTCCTGAGCACCGAGGTCATCCACCCGAGCACGCCGGGCTTCCGTCTCCGCACCGGCTGCGGCTCCGCCACGCGCAGGCCCAGCAGCGCCCGCGCCCTCGCCCGCTCCAGCACCCCGACGCCCCGGCACCCGGCGAGCCCCAGGGCCAGTACCGGGACGCCGATGAAGGTGACCAGCAGGCCCGTGCCGAGCGCCAGTGCCGTCACCGCGTAGACGAAGGTGGCGGTGGCGATCGGCAGGTTCAGCAGGAGGTGGGCGAAGTCTCCCCAGGTACGGGCCGCGAAGGGGGCCGCCAGCACCTGCGGGACCCGGCGCCGCCCGGACCCGGGCCGCACGGGGCTCCCCTGGTACTCGTGCTCGTGCCCGTGCTCGGTGGTCATCCGTCCGCCTCTTTCCTCGACCCCGCACATCGCCCGGTCGTCCGGCCGCGCCGCCGTGAGCGGCGACTCCACCAGAGTCGCCGCTCACGCAGGCCGGGGCCATGGAGCGGGCGGGGGTCCTGGTACGGGGGTTTCCCCTACCGCCGGACAGGTGCGGACCGCAGGGCGCACCACGGGCGCGGCGGCCCGCCCGGAGTGAGGCCGGGCGGGCCGCCGTGTTCCGCGGGAGGTGCGACCGTCAGCCGCCTTCGGCGGCGGGACGGGCGCGCCAGGGCAGCTCGGCCGTGGCCACCGTCGGCCCGCCGGCGGGGGAGCCGACCGTGAAGACGCCGTCCACGGCGTCCAGCCGCTCGGCGAGCCCGGCCAGCCCACTGCCGCCGTCCAGCCGCGCGCCGCCGCGCCCGTCGTCCTCCACCCGCAGCAGAAGCCGGTCGCCGGAGCGCCATACGTCGACCGAGGCGGTGCGCGCCCGGCTGTGCTTGCTGATGTTCTGGAGGAGCTCGGAGACGGTGAAGTAGGCGATGCCCTCGATGGCGGCCGCCGGACGCTCGGGCAGCTCCACCGTGGCCCGCACCGGCACCGTGCACCGTGCGGCGAGGGAGGAGAGCGCGGCGCCCAGCCCCCGGTCGGTCAGCACCGCCGGATGGATGCCGCGGGCGAGGTCCCGCAGCTCCTGGAGGGCCAGCTTGACCTCGCCGTGCGCCTCGTCGACCATCGCGGCCACCGTCGCGTCGGCCGTCCCCTCGGCCAGCTTCTCCTTCGCCAGCCCCAGCCCCATGGCGAGGTTGACCAGCCGTGCCTGCGCCCCGTCGTGCAGGTCCCGCTCGATCCGCCGGAGGTCCGCCGCGGCCGTGTCGACGACCACGCCCCGGTCCGACTCCAGTTCGGCGATCCGCTTCTCCAACTCGTCGGAGGGGGAGAGCAGTCCGCGCACCATCGCCCGGTCGGCGTCGCTCAGCAGCCGGATGAGGAACGGCAGCACCGGCCACAGCACCAGCAGCCCGACCAGCGTCACCGAGAAGGTGAGGACGCCCCAGGGCAGCCGCACCAGCGAGAAGAGCATCGCCCGCCAGCCGACCGGGTCCGACAACGCCTGCCACAGCCCGGCCAGGAACCCGGCGCCACGCCGCCGCGGCAGCGGACTGGGCTCCTCCACCCGCACCCTCAGCAACGCCCGCGCGCGCCCCCGCTCGAACCGTCCGAGCAGCCGCGCCCCGCCGAGCGCCACCGCGAGCAGCGGCAGGCCGATCACCGTGACGGCCAGGCCGCCGCCGAGCGCGAGCGTGGTCACCGCGTAGACGAAACCGACGATGGTGCACGGCAGGTTGGCCAGGAGGTAGCTGACCTCCCGCCAGGTCTGCCCCTCCATGGCGAGGAGCCGGGGGCGGGGCGGTGTCGGCTCGCCGGAGGGGCCGGGGGCGCTCTCGATGGTCGGTGTGCTCATGTCTGACAGGGTCCCCCGTCACGGGGGCGCCCCGCCATGAGGTGCGCCGGTCGCCGTGCCGGGGGTTAACCCCACCCTCCTCAGGTCCGTGGGCGTTCCGGGCCCGCCCGGGGCCGGACGGCTGCTTACGGCATCTTTAGCAGGCCCTAGACTCCCGTGCGTACGGATCGTCGGACGCGAGGCGTCCCGGAACAGGGCGCGGGAGAGAGGTCGTCGCATGACGGTGCTCGCCGGGGAGTACTTCCGGTCGTACTCGGTCGTCGGCCTGCTCGCCGTTCTCGGTGTGCTGTTCGTCGCCGTGGCCTTCGGCGCGGGCCGGCTGCTGCGGCCGGCTGTCCCCACGCCGGAGAAGCTGCTCACCTACGAGTGCGGCGTCGACCCCGTCGGCGAGGGCTGGGCCCACACCCAGGTCCGCTACTACGTCTACGCCTTCCTGTACGTGATCTTCGCCGTCGACTCGGTCTTCCTCTTCCCCTGGGCGACGGTCTTCGCCGAGACCGGGTACGGGGCGACGACGCTCGTGGAGATGTTCATCTTCCTGGGCTTTCTGACCATCGGCCTGCTCTACGCATGGAAGAAGGGCGTCCTCACATGGACGTGACACCCCCCGCAACCGGCCAGGGCCAGGCCCCCGCGCCCGGCCCCGTGGCGCTGCCCGAGCCCCAGCGGCTCGGCGGGCTCGCCCGCCTGGCCCCCGCCCCGATGAAGGTGGTCCTCAACTGGGGCCGCCGCTACAGCCTGTGGGTCTTCAACTTCGGACTCGCCTGCTGCGCCATCGAGTTCATCGCCGCCTCGATGGCCCGCCACGACTTCATGCGCCTCGGCGTCATCCCCTTCGCGCCCGGGCCGCGCCAGGCCGACCTGATGGTCGTCTCCGGCACCGTCACCGACAAGATGGCCCCGGCCGTCAAGCGGCTCCACGAGCAGATGCCCGAACCGAAGTACGTCATCTCCTTCGGCGCCTGCTCCAACTGCGGCGGCCCCTACTGGGACTCGTACTCCGTCACCAAGGGCGTCGACCAGATCATCCCCGTCGACGTCTACGTGCCCGGCTGCCCGCCCCGGCCCGAGGCGCTGCTCCAGGGCATCATCAAGCTCCAGGAGAAGATCGCCCGGGAATCGCTCGGCGAGCGGTACGGGCACCGTGCCGAACGCCCCTCGACGGCCGCCCTGACCAGCGGCCTCGTGACCCCGCCGCCCGCACCGGGCACGGCGGCCGAGGCCGGAGGGGAGGGCCGGTGACCGGCTGGCTCCCGCGACCCGCCGACACCCTCTTCGGACCGGACGCCCGGGCCGGGGAGTCCTACGGAGTCCTGACCGTGGACGTGCCCGCGGAGAGCTGGACCGGCGCCCTGCGCACCGCCCGCTCCGTCCTCGGCTGCACCTTCTTCGACTGGCTCAGCGCGGTCGACGAGCCCGGCACCGGCTTCCTGGTCTCCGCCCACCTGGTCGCCCTGGCGCCGGTACGCAGGCTGCTGCTGCGCACCACCGTGCCGCACGAGGCACCGGTACTGGAGAGCGCCGTCGAGGTGTTCGCGGGCGCGGCCTGGCACGAGCGGGAGACGCACGAGATGTTCGGCGTCGCCTTCACCGGACACCCCGCGCTGGAGCCGCTCCTGCTGCCCGAGAACTTCGAAGGCCACCCCCTGCGCAAGGACTTCGTCCTCGCCGCCCGCGTCGCCAAGGCGTGGCCCGGCGCGAAGGAACCCGGCGAGGGCCCCGACCACGCCGGCCCCAAGCGCCGCCAGATGCTCCCGCCCGGCGTCCCCGACCCCAACGAGTGGGGCCCGCTCAAGGGAACCCTCCCCGCCGCCCCCGCCCGGCCGGCACGCCGTGCCGCCACCGCAGACGGGACCCGCCCGCCCCGCCGCACCCGTACCACGACCGAGGGCTCGGCCTCACAGGGCCCCGCCGCCTCCGCGTCCGGGGCCACGCCGACGACCTCCGGGGCCCCGGAGGCACCCGCCCGCCCGCGTCGCGACCGGTCGGCGTCGCAGGGCTCGGCCTCGCAGCAGGCGGCCGGGCCGCAGCAGCCGGCCGACCTGCCGCCTGCGGCTGCCGATACGCCGGGTGCCTCAGCGGCGCCCGGGGCGTCCGCGCGGTCCGCGGTCGAGGGGCAGGCCCAGGCACCCGCCCGCCCGCGTCGCGACCGGTCGGCGTCGCAGGGCTCGGCCTCGCAGCAGGCGGCCGGGCCGGCCGAGTCCGGGAAGCCGGCGGGGGCCCCTGCGCCGTCGGAGGCCGTTCCGCCGCCGGAGCGGACCTCCGGGCCGACGGCCGCCCCGGAGCCCTCCGAGCCCCAGTCCCCGGCGTCCGAGAGGCCCGAGGCCCCGGAGGCCCCCGCCGACCCGTCGCCGGAGGCACCCGGCCGCCCGGCCGCCCGGCCGCGTCGCAACCGCTCGGCCGCCGACGGTTCGGCCTCGCAGCAGCGGCCGCCCGTCTCGGGCAGCCGCCCCGCCCGCGCGGGCAGTTCGGACGCCCCCTGGCACCACGCCCGCCCGGCACACGAGGAGGCCCCGCCCGTGGAGCGGTCCTCGGACGAGCCCCGGCCGGGCGAGGCGGCAACGGAACCGACGGAGTCCCCCACCCCGGATCCCGGCCCCGAGGCCGGCGGGAGCCAGGGCTCCGAAGCGCGGGCGCCCGGGACCCCGGCCTCCGAGGGCCCCGCCTCACGGGAGGACGGGCAGGCCCCGCCCGGCCCCGGCCCCGGCCGAGACACACCCGACGGCCACGACGGTCCCGACGACGCCACACCCACCGGAGGCGACCCCGCATGAACGACGTACTCGACGTCGCGCTGCGTCTGCTCGTCCTCCTCGTCGCCTTCCTGATGCTGCCGCTCGTCGTCGGGCAGGCCGAGCACAAGACGATGGCGCACATGCAGGGGCGGCTCGGCCCCATGTACGCGGGCGGGTTCCACGGCTGGGCGCAGCTCATGGCCGACGGGGTCAAGTTCGTGCAGAAGGAGGACATCGTCCCGGCCGAGGCCGACCGGCGGGTCTTCCAGCTCGCCCCGGCCGTGGCACTCCTGCCGTACCTGCTGGTCCTTGCGGTGCTGCCGGTCGGCCCGGGGGAGTCCGGCTCCGGTGTCCATGTCGACGCGGGCGTCTTCTTCGTCCTCGCCGTGATGGGCGTCGGCGTGCTCGGCTCGCTGATGGGCGGCTGGGCCTCGGCCAACAAGTACTCGCTCCTCGGCGGCCTGCGCACCGCAGCCCAGCTCCTCGCGTACGAGCTGCCGATGCTGCTGGCGGCGGCCTCGGTGGCCATGGCGGCCGGCACCGTCTCGCTCAGCGGGATCCTCGACGGCTTCCAGTGGTGGTGGCTGCCGTGGCAGATCGTCGGCGCCGTCGTCTTCTTCGTGGCGGGGCTCGCCGAGCTCCAGCGGCCGCCGTTCGACATGCCGGTGGCCGACTCGGAGATCATCTTCGGCGCGTACACCGAGTACACCGGTCTCCGGTTCGCCTTCTTCCTGCTCGCGGAGTACGCGGGCATCGTGATCCTCTGCGGCCTCACCACGGTGCTGTTCCTGGGCGGCTGGCACGGGCCGTGGGGAGCCGACGGGCTCGGCTGGGTGTGGACGCTGCTGAAGACCGCCGTGCTGGCCTTCGTGGTGATCTGGCTGCGGGTCAGCTTCCCCCGGATGCGGGAGGACCAGCTCCAGAAGCTCGCCTGGACCACCCTCGTCCCGCTCGCCCTCGCGCAGATCGCGCTCACCGGCATCGTGAAGGTGGCGATCCAGTAGATGACCCCGTCCCAGCAGCCCTCCGGCCGCCACTTCCCCGGCTCCGGCCTCGCCAGGGGCCTCGCCGTCACCCTGCGGACGATGACGAGGAAGACCGTCACCGCCCGGTACCCGGACGTCGAGCCCGACCTGCCGCCGCGCACCCGCGGGGTCATCGGCCTGTTCGAGGAGAACTGCACGGTCTGCATGCTCTGCGCCCGGGAGTGCCCCGACTGGTGCATCTACATCGACTCCCACAAGGAGACCGTGCCCCCGGCCGCCCCCGGCGGCCGCGAGCGCAGCCGCAACGTCCTCGACCGCTTCGCCATCGACTTCTCCCTCTGCATGTACTGCGGGATCTGCATCGAGGTGTGCCCCTTCGACGCGCTGTTCTGGTCCCCGGAGTTCGAGTACGCCGAGACGGACATCCGCGACCTCACCCACGAGCGCGACAAGCTGCGCGAGTGGATGTGGACGGTGCCCGCGCCGCCCGCCCTCGTCCCCGGCGCCGAGGAGCCCAAGGAGTACGCGGCCGCCCGCAAGTCCGCCGACCGCGCCGCGGCCCAGCAGGCCGCCGAAGCCGCCGCGGCCAAGACCGAGTCCGACCGGCCCGAGGACGGCGAAACCCGATGACCGCCCTGACCACGGCAGCTCTCACCACGGCTGCCCAGACCCCGGCCGGCGCCACCCTCACCACCTGGCTGGCCGCGCCCGCGCAGACCGCCGAGGCCGTCCAGCACCGGGGGTTCCTCTCGCCGACCGGGGTCGAGATCGCCTTCCTCCTCGTCGGCCTGGTGACCCTCGGCGCCGCCGTCCTCACGGTCACCACCCGGCAGCTGATCCACGCCGCCCTCTGGCTGGTCGTCGCGCTCGGCGGCATCGCCGTCGAGTACCTGCTGCTGACCGCCGAGTTCATCGCCTGGGTCCAGGTCCTCATCTACGTCGGTTCCGTCGTCGTCCTCCTCCTCTTCGGACTGATGCTGACCCGCGCGCCCATCGGCCGCTCCCCGGACACGGACTCCGGCAACCGGCCCGTCGCCCTCGCCGTGGCGCTGGCCACCGCCGCCACCCTGGTCTGGGTGGTCGCCGACGCCTTCCGCACCACCTGGATCGACCTCGACCGAGCCGTGCAGGGCTCCACCGAGGTCACCGGCGCGGCCCTCTTCAGCTCCTGGGTCCTGCCTTTCGAGGCGCTCTCGGTGCTCCTCCTCGCCGCCCTGATCGGTGCGATCGTCCTCTCCCGCCGGTCGGGCCACGACGCTCCCGACACGGACGCCGCCGACGCCTCCGCCCGGACCCCGCTTACCGGCGCCCCCGGCCGCGGCGACGGGGAAACCCCCGGCCCCGAGGGGACCCGCTGATGCATCTCGCCTATCCGGCCGTCCTCTCGGCCCTCCTCTTCGCCATCGGCGTCTACGGCCTCCTCGCCCGCCGCAACGCGATCCTCGTCCTGATGTCCGTCGAGTTGATGCTCAACGCCGTCAACCTCAACCTCGTCGCCTTCGACGTCTGGCTGAGCAGCACCCTCCGCGACACCCTGCACGGCGGGCAGGCGCTCACCCTCTTCACCGTCGCGCTGGCCGCCGCCGAGATCGGCATCGGCCTCGCGATCGTCCTCCTCGTGCACCGCAGCCGCGGTACCGCCGACATCGACCGGCTCCGTGACACCGCCGAGCCGGCGGCCGACGACGCCGAGGCAACGGCCGCCGAGGCCGCCCTCGCCGCCGACGAGGCGGGCACCGCCACCCCGTACGACAGCCCGGCCAAGAAGGCGGGAGCCGCCCGGTGACCACCACGACCCTCGCCATCCTCGTCCCCGTGCTGCCGCTGCTCGGCGCCCTTGCGGGTCTCGGCCTCGGCCGCGTCGCCCCCGGGTTCGTCCGCCCGCTCGCCGTGCTGCCGCCGCTGGCCGCCACGGTCCTGGCCGCCCTGGTCGCCACCCGCCAGCACGGCGGGCCCGCCCTGAACGCCGCCACCGAACTCACCCCGACCGGCTCCGTCCCCGTCGA is drawn from Streptomyces diastaticus subsp. diastaticus and contains these coding sequences:
- a CDS encoding NADH-quinone oxidoreductase subunit A, translating into MTVLAGEYFRSYSVVGLLAVLGVLFVAVAFGAGRLLRPAVPTPEKLLTYECGVDPVGEGWAHTQVRYYVYAFLYVIFAVDSVFLFPWATVFAETGYGATTLVEMFIFLGFLTIGLLYAWKKGVLTWT
- a CDS encoding sensor histidine kinase; its protein translation is MTTEHGHEHEYQGSPVRPGSGRRRVPQVLAAPFAARTWGDFAHLLLNLPIATATFVYAVTALALGTGLLVTFIGVPVLALGLAGCRGVGVLERARARALLGLRVAEPQPVRRRKPGVLGWMTSVLRSGESWRQLLYTLLHFPWAVFAFCLVLPVWAYGWAMLTYPLWQWVFPRYADIPGIQLYGDGDRQVYLDSPPEIALASVVGLALTLLVPWLIRGLASVDRLMVAELLGPSRLENRVVELESDRGAVVDTAAADLRRIERELRDGAQARLQGLEAELGLAKAELEKDPQSAARLVAAAHGEVKAVLQELRGLARGIHPAILTDRGLDPALSALAARCPVPVRVEVDLPARPAPAVEGIAYFAVSELLQNVSRHSQARSARVDVWRSGHRLMLQVSDDGLGGAAPQAGTGLTALARRMDAVDGVLVVDSPAGSGTTATAEIPWRPS
- a CDS encoding complex I subunit 1/NuoH family protein — protein: MNDVLDVALRLLVLLVAFLMLPLVVGQAEHKTMAHMQGRLGPMYAGGFHGWAQLMADGVKFVQKEDIVPAEADRRVFQLAPAVALLPYLLVLAVLPVGPGESGSGVHVDAGVFFVLAVMGVGVLGSLMGGWASANKYSLLGGLRTAAQLLAYELPMLLAAASVAMAAGTVSLSGILDGFQWWWLPWQIVGAVVFFVAGLAELQRPPFDMPVADSEIIFGAYTEYTGLRFAFFLLAEYAGIVILCGLTTVLFLGGWHGPWGADGLGWVWTLLKTAVLAFVVIWLRVSFPRMREDQLQKLAWTTLVPLALAQIALTGIVKVAIQ
- a CDS encoding NADH-quinone oxidoreductase subunit J family protein, with the translated sequence MTALTTAALTTAAQTPAGATLTTWLAAPAQTAEAVQHRGFLSPTGVEIAFLLVGLVTLGAAVLTVTTRQLIHAALWLVVALGGIAVEYLLLTAEFIAWVQVLIYVGSVVVLLLFGLMLTRAPIGRSPDTDSGNRPVALAVALATAATLVWVVADAFRTTWIDLDRAVQGSTEVTGAALFSSWVLPFEALSVLLLAALIGAIVLSRRSGHDAPDTDAADASARTPLTGAPGRGDGETPGPEGTR
- a CDS encoding response regulator transcription factor — encoded protein: MKVVIAEDSVLLREGLTRLLTDRGHEVVAGVGDAQALLKTIDELAAEGSLPDVVVADVRMPPTHTDEGVRAAVLLRQTHPRVGVLVLSQYVEEQYAVELLAGETRGVGYLLKDRVAEVREFVDAVVRVASGGTALDPEVVAQLLGRSRKQDVLAVLTPREREVLELMAEGRTNAAIARRLVVSDGAVEKHVSNIFQKLGLSPSDGDHRRVLAVLTYLNS
- a CDS encoding NADH-quinone oxidoreductase subunit B → MDVTPPATGQGQAPAPGPVALPEPQRLGGLARLAPAPMKVVLNWGRRYSLWVFNFGLACCAIEFIAASMARHDFMRLGVIPFAPGPRQADLMVVSGTVTDKMAPAVKRLHEQMPEPKYVISFGACSNCGGPYWDSYSVTKGVDQIIPVDVYVPGCPPRPEALLQGIIKLQEKIARESLGERYGHRAERPSTAALTSGLVTPPPAPGTAAEAGGEGR
- the nuoK gene encoding NADH-quinone oxidoreductase subunit NuoK, which encodes MHLAYPAVLSALLFAIGVYGLLARRNAILVLMSVELMLNAVNLNLVAFDVWLSSTLRDTLHGGQALTLFTVALAAAEIGIGLAIVLLVHRSRGTADIDRLRDTAEPAADDAEATAAEAALAADEAGTATPYDSPAKKAGAAR
- a CDS encoding NuoI/complex I 23 kDa subunit family protein encodes the protein MTPSQQPSGRHFPGSGLARGLAVTLRTMTRKTVTARYPDVEPDLPPRTRGVIGLFEENCTVCMLCARECPDWCIYIDSHKETVPPAAPGGRERSRNVLDRFAIDFSLCMYCGICIEVCPFDALFWSPEFEYAETDIRDLTHERDKLREWMWTVPAPPALVPGAEEPKEYAAARKSADRAAAQQAAEAAAAKTESDRPEDGETR
- a CDS encoding sensor histidine kinase — protein: MSTPTIESAPGPSGEPTPPRPRLLAMEGQTWREVSYLLANLPCTIVGFVYAVTTLALGGGLAVTVIGLPLLAVALGGARLLGRFERGRARALLRVRVEEPSPLPRRRGAGFLAGLWQALSDPVGWRAMLFSLVRLPWGVLTFSVTLVGLLVLWPVLPFLIRLLSDADRAMVRGLLSPSDELEKRIAELESDRGVVVDTAAADLRRIERDLHDGAQARLVNLAMGLGLAKEKLAEGTADATVAAMVDEAHGEVKLALQELRDLARGIHPAVLTDRGLGAALSSLAARCTVPVRATVELPERPAAAIEGIAYFTVSELLQNISKHSRARTASVDVWRSGDRLLLRVEDDGRGGARLDGGSGLAGLAERLDAVDGVFTVGSPAGGPTVATAELPWRARPAAEGG
- a CDS encoding NADH-quinone oxidoreductase subunit C, with protein sequence MTGWLPRPADTLFGPDARAGESYGVLTVDVPAESWTGALRTARSVLGCTFFDWLSAVDEPGTGFLVSAHLVALAPVRRLLLRTTVPHEAPVLESAVEVFAGAAWHERETHEMFGVAFTGHPALEPLLLPENFEGHPLRKDFVLAARVAKAWPGAKEPGEGPDHAGPKRRQMLPPGVPDPNEWGPLKGTLPAAPARPARRAATADGTRPPRRTRTTTEGSASQGPAASASGATPTTSGAPEAPARPRRDRSASQGSASQQAAGPQQPADLPPAAADTPGASAAPGASARSAVEGQAQAPARPRRDRSASQGSASQQAAGPAESGKPAGAPAPSEAVPPPERTSGPTAAPEPSEPQSPASERPEAPEAPADPSPEAPGRPAARPRRNRSAADGSASQQRPPVSGSRPARAGSSDAPWHHARPAHEEAPPVERSSDEPRPGEAATEPTESPTPDPGPEAGGSQGSEARAPGTPASEGPASREDGQAPPGPGPGRDTPDGHDGPDDATPTGGDPA
- a CDS encoding 2-oxoacid:acceptor oxidoreductase subunit alpha, with translation MTSQVSSTAEQADGAVVAEQRPPLPGAGQDGASGPSPDAGQQTEAKEVRKLDRVIIRFAGDSGDGMQLTGDRFTSETASFGNDLSTLPNFPAEIRAPAGTLPGVSSFQLHFADHDILTPGDAPNVLVAMNPAALKANIADVPRGAEIIVNTDEFTKRAMQKVGYAQSPLEDGSLDGYSVHPVPLTTLTVEALKEFDLSRKDAGRSKNMFALGLLSWMYHRPTEGTEKFLKSKFAKKPDIMAANIAAFRAGWNFGETTEDFAVSYEVAPAAAAFPTGTYRNISGNLALSYGLVAAGRQAQLPLYLGSYPITPASDILHELSKHKNFGVRTFQAEDEIAGIGAALGAAFGGSLAVTTTSGPGVALKSETIGLAVSLELPLLIVDIQRGGPSTGLPTKTEQADLLQAMYGRNGEAPVPVIAPQTPADCFDAAIEAARIALEYRTPVFLLSDGYLANGSEPWRVPDTDTLPDLRTPFATGPNHTQDDGTEVFWPYKRDPETLARPWAVPGTAGLEHRIGGIEKQDGTGNISYDPANHEFMVRTRQAKIDGIDVPDIEVDDPSGGARLLVLGWGSTYGPITAAVRRMRTDGEYVAQAHLRHLNPFPKNLGEILKRYDKVVVPEMNLGQLASLIRAKYLVDAQSFTQVTGLPFKAEQLATALKEALDG